DNA sequence from the Salvia splendens isolate huo1 chromosome 19, SspV2, whole genome shotgun sequence genome:
ATGATATTTTGTCTAGGCTGAGCCCTACTCAAAACACATTTCTTCATGTAGCCGCCAAACATGGAAAACTAGATATAGTGGTATTCATAGCCACTACGAAACCATCACTTGTCTTGGCCAAGAATTTCAATGGAGACACTGTGTTGCATCTCGCAGCGAAAGGTGGAGACGAGTCAATGGTAAAAGCCCTTGTGGGACATCTCTCTCATAATGAGACTGAGAAGCGTAATCTGCTGAGAGCAGAGAATGGGATGGGAAACACAGCCTTGCATGAAGCATTACTCATTGGTTGTGAATCAATTGCTAGTTTTTTGATCCAGCAAGACTCTGAGCTATCATATGTCCTAAACAAGCGTGGAGAATCTACCGTTTACTTGGCATCGAAAGCTGGTCTTGTAGAATGCGCGTCTTCTATTCTTGCACAGTGCACGGATGAGAACCTCGTAAAACTGCTTTTCGAGAGTAAATCTCCCATTCAAGCAGCAGTTGAGAGGAAGAAAATTGGTATTGAATTATGATTCAATTATCTGAAAAATGGTTAGATTGGTTTCTTgtacttattattattatttttttgtcatgCATCAGTTGTTTTAGAAGCCATAATCGAAGCGAAGCCAGAATTAATCCTAATGAGCGACAGTGAAGGAAGAAATCCGCTTCATTATGCTGCATCTTTGGGTCACCTAGAAGCAACACATTACCTGCTAACAAAATGTAAGAGAAATGCAACTAGAAGAGACGAAAGAGGTGAACTGCCTATTCATTTGGCAGCACTTGAAGGCCATGTTGACGTCATTCGCGTTTTGCTTCAACATCCCACCGAAGCAGAGGAGCTGCTCGACAAGTCTGGCAATAATATTCTACATATTGCTGCTCGGAGTGGAAGATATAATGTGTTCCGTTTCGTTCTCAAGAATCCAAATCTCAACTCCCTCATAAACATGAAAAATAATTCCGGAGACACGCCCCTGCATATTGCCACCAGGAATGATCATGCTAAGATAGTCAGTACCTTAACATGGGACCAGCGTGTCGAAACAAAGGCGGTTAACAACAAGGACATGACAGCACTTGATGTTGCTTATGAAGAAAGGATTCATAATCCTTCTTTTGCAAAGGTATGTATGTACAGTTAGTTAACTATCTTATGATGGAATACAGTAGAATACATGTATTGATATCATGGTATGCGTTTCAGCGTTTGACATGGGCTGCTCTGAAATCTGCATCTGTTCCTCAAAATTTAGAATTAGGTAGAAAGGTGAATGTCAACTTAAATGTCTATAAGGAAAGAGTAAACACACTCCTGGTTGTGGCAACTCTGGTCGCCACGGTAACTTTTGCAGCTGGTTTCACCATGCCTGGTGGCTACATTAGCTCTGAAACTGGCACTGATTTGGGCATGGCAACATTGTGGAAGGACACGGTAttccatgtttttgttttatgcGACACTATAGCCATGTATACTTCAATCCTTGTTGTCACTGCTCTCATCTGGGCTCAGTTAGGTGATACCACCTTAGTCATCCGTTGCCTTGAGCTTGCGGCACCTTTGCTCGGCGTTGCTATGATCATGATGTCCATGGCTTTCACAGCTGGAGTTACCGCAGTTGTTACCAAACTCAGGTGGCTCCAAATCACTGTGGTTGCCATGAGCACATCTTGCATCGCCTTATTGCTTGTGCTCCTGCTTCCTTTGTGTACACCACTTACTTCAAGGAGTCGGATACTACGGTATCTTTCTTACTACCCATTTTGCTTGCTCGTATTAGTTACTAGCACAAAGCCGAGCACAAAGCCGAATCATTGAAGTCTGAAGCACCACCTATTCCACATTGTGGCACTGTATCGTATCTAGTTATTTATGTTGGTATGTACTTTTAATAATTCCAGATTGGAGCACTATGTCGTCTCTAGTTATTTGTGTTGGTATGCACTTTAATCTACTAATAGTGAGGTAAAAACACTTCTTGTATTAGAAAATACATTACTGTCTTACTATTATctactagtattaacacccgtgctatgcacgggacataagagtttcaaaaaatgaatacaATTATCAAtgaatttatagaaaataagaacttGAATCAATGTGAAGATTTACACAATAGACGTGTACTTACATTGTGTAGAATTTAATATTGTCTAATGGATGAAACATTTCAAACTATGCTAATAacttatacaattttaatttatgatctaAGTGGagtaacaaaaaaataaaataaatgacagAGAAGATGTACGctaatgatcaaagagtatgagTTAAATAGAATAAGTTAtgcaaataaagaaaatgtgaATGAGAAAAGATCAAAGAGTAAAAATTACATAGTTGGAATAAACAAAGAGCTCAACAAATGTGATCAACAAATgtgatcaacaaaacataaatgtTCAAATATAGGAACCAAAACTTAGTAAAACAACAACCCAGTAGTTCATAAGTTTTAAAACACTTCTTTGTAAACAATATTAACAATGAAATCACAATACAATAATTATCACATGCCGCATGACTAAAATCTTCAGGTCTCCACAACTTGTAACTCTAGATATAGCACTGAAAACtgattttcttaaaaataatccaaaaaaaGCACCACAATGTGAACAATATAACCAAGCATCACCAATATCCCAATAGAAATATTAACAAAATAGACATATACTATATTAAAAAGAAGAAGTCAAATGAATTTATCAAGcgaattaatatataaaagaattcctgatcaatattttaaaattttataatttttaaaaaaatacattactcCAGTTTGATTTACAACATACTACAAATAATACTCTCATTACTACAAATAATACTATCATTCACAATACATGAATTAGGTTGATCAAGAACAACATAACTCGTTGCTATTGAACTTTGAACGAATATACCAACATTTGATagacaaaaaaaaagtaagatcAAACAAAACGAAATATGAttcaagatataattaaatttaccaTACAACAATTTCATTAAAATGAATataacaattaaaaatttaattttgtttttctcaAGTTATTATTATCTAatataaacacattatataaaAACAGGCCCAAAAAATGGTTCTACGGCCTTAAGATATCAGACtgcaaatcaaataaaataaaaacaatagcTCAAATATTCATTAAGTTACAAAACTTAAAAAACGGTCCAAATAGATTAAAAGAATGGCCCATCTGTAAACTAAAAAACAGCCCAAATAAGAAATTGCAGGCTCAGACGTTGCCCTATATTTAATCCAATATCATCAAgctaaaaaaaattgtgaaaattaaattaactaatCTTAACTTAGGTTTTTAACAATACTTATAATATAACAGagtataaaagaaaattttcattATTCAGAAATCACCGCCGACACCACACCCGAAACCCTAGCGGCGCAAACATTCCGCCGATTACAtcctcctccaccgccaccaatgactccctcctccaccaccacacAACACGCCTTCTCCCGCCAAAAAGGGCAAAATGTTCTTTTCAAGCAACTGGACCTTTAGATTAGTATGGATATGTCGTATTTAAATGTGTTATTAGAATATTAAGCATTGCACGTATTTTGTAGGATTGTTTGATATGAGGGTTTCACTTTGTTTAATTGAGGTAAATGGTGTTGGAAACTTTATGTTTTTAGAAGCTGTTTTGGGATGAGATTGActagttttcaattttttttgaaattgatTGCCTTTTATTccactaataaaatgatattgatCCCTTCTTCACAAAGTTGACTTGATAGGTAACTTCTATAGGAAATGGAAAAACATGTTAGACAACTAATGAGTAGTGTCATAATTCTACTTAATAATGACTCTTTAAAGAAAGTTGTCACTTCATAAACATTTCTAAATTCCTCTAGAAAATATTTAGTTGAAGTTATGTTTATTGTGTAGTTGGCTTTTGCTCAAAACCTTAGCCTAGGGCAATGCATATCTGCCCATCTCAACGGTAATAAGATTACATTGTATGTCTGTATCTTATGACTACTCATACCACATCATGTgactaatttaatttatattgtcACTATTATCTTGTGTAATGAAACGATCGTCACGCTAGGATATGAATTTGCGGCTTGAGATGTTGTTTGAGCAAAGTGTTTAGATTTTAGTGTATAATCCTTCATtcaagttgttttttttttatgtttgtaaaTATTGTTCCTAATATCATCTCCTTTATCAAGagcatttttcttttctatttggGCTAGCATTGTAGTTAGAATATCTTCTTTGGTGCTGGaaactttattttcttataatctGTTTTGGAAACAGATCAAATCATAGTTTTCACTTTTTTAGGATAGTAATTTTAAAAGGATGAAATAAAATCGTAAAAGatgaaatataattataaatattatatatgaaTTTGGAtagttatttaaaaaaatgaaataaaataattaagttgtGTTATTATTTGAGGTTTGAAATAGATATTAATTGTTGGAGTTGTGACTTGCATGAAATATTTCAGGATAACACGACAAGATGAGGTGTCAAAGCAATCCTATAATATTTTTTGAGGCTTGATTTACGGTATGAGTTGCTGATGGCCTTAAGGATATGTTGGCATATGATATGAAAATAATGAACATGTTATAGGCAAACCTGAGGATTCATATTATGCTTTCCAAACTATCCTTCAACAAAGGCTCATTCAATATTGAATGTGAGGACAGTACAGGGTGGGAAATTATTACACCCTCcttcccttttctttttcttgtcttttttTATCCGACAATGGGTCAAAATGAGTTCATTCTACCCAATAAAAAAGGTTTAAAACAATGCAATGGCTACACTTTTGATTCACATCAATAGTCACTGAACGTTCCAAAGCATACATACTCTCTCCATACAAAGTTAAATGTTCCatatagtatttcttttttggtCGGTccacttttaaatattttattttatttttattgtttttgttaCGTGAACATTATATGTTACAGATTCATTCAACACacattttaatgtaaatttaataccaaaaaatatattagataattcaattttaatgaaaaattggtaaaataaaaaaataaaatgagaaaaaatagataaagtatgaatgagaaaatgaagataataaagtaggttTTAATTGTAAATAATTAGGAATGCAAGAGTAATAatatgagggaaacttttgatttttgaaatgagattatttttcgtCTCCAAAATGTCAAAATGAGACCATTTTTCGTGAACAGAGAGTGTATATTTACGAGAAGAGAGATTTTATAAATACAAAAAGTAATGGCAATAAAAGATGGAAAAAGAAAGACACTTATGCCCTTTTAAGGCTGAgggataaaaaaagaaaaaaaatgacttCAAAGTTAAatgatactactatttttttgtgttttttcagAGACATGATGCAGGTTTTTCAAATTTAGGAAAATAAAAGGTGCAAACACCATGACCAATTCCaaagttttttcattttagtccgactgcgaataggagtcccagttCATTATTACTATGAACAGTAAGAGactcccacattccactaactcattccactcacatatcatttaaaattaatatatacaagtgagactcatattctactaactttcttccacacacttttcttaacatttcttaaaatctgtgccggatgaaaatgagactcctattcgcggacggatgtAGTAGCATTTTTTGTGGGGACTTAAAGTTTCACTTAGTCATCTCCTCACTTTGTTTTATCTTAtgtcatactccctctgtccgtaaataggagtctcatttatttctggcacgagttttaagaaatgttaagaaaagtgggtggaagaaagttagtggaatagaggttccacttatatatatatatatatattaattttaaatgatatgtgagttgAATGTGAGACCtctttactatttatggtaattatgaaccAAGACTCCTATTCGGGGACTGACCGAAATTGAAAAACGGCATTCcaattcgcggacggagggagtacaaaatttaATGAGCTCGCAGACAGGTAGATATGAATGATGATTCtacctagggatgtcaatcgggccagcccgtcgggtttcgggccaaccctactcgggttgcgggtcaatcgggtgcgggctaatcgggttgtgatttcttttgggttataaaagttcaaccctaaccctaaaagctcgggtttcgggctagcccagcgggttaatcgggttacTGCCGATAATATtgacatgcgatcaatccaataaataatgattaatattatttatatttatacaatgtaaaacatttaattatgatatatttgagatatatgctgaaactcaatcataaacaagATCGAATAtcaatatttgagatatttcgtgaaattttaatgcatgttttagaaattataatatttttttattgaaaattttaatttatttatcaattaatatattaataaaaattcaatatataatttgtatatttaatataaaattgaatgttgTTTTTTAgctatctatattataaaattaatcaataaagtgtcgaattagtagtaaaaaatagaatagtagaaattttatcgggttttcgggccagcccatcgggttttagggtctggccctaacgggttgcgggttaatcgggtgcaggctaatcgggttttgattttatcgggctagaaatttccagccctaaccctataaatttggcgggctattcggacCAGCCCACaggttgcgggctacattgacatccctaattctACCATTCACAACTACAGTACTATTGATTTTGACAACACACTaattcaaaaaaacaaaaaataaaaactaaaattcTAATGAGAATTTCTTGGAAATTTCGGTCCTGCTTATACTTGAAGGCAGCACAGGTTTTAAGTCCATCTCTCTCCTGAGTCATTTTACTTTCAATTCAAGGGAATTCTGCTTCATCAAGGTTTCaacttcttctctcttttttcatttcagtAACTTTTTAAACAAATTTAGCAACACTCTTCTTCTGTTATACGCAGCAGGGcctttataattttgtttcttttaaatcaaaataaaaaatagtggaTAACATATAGTATTTCCCCAACGATCAATCTTTCTTCGTCAAGCTGTATGCATTACTTTGAAGGATCATAATGATGTGTTGGTAACTATGGTGATAAGAACTACCGCATTTGCTGTTATATATCTAGGAACTTTTAAAGATACAATCTTGTTTCTTAATAAACCTGGAAAACTACCGCTTATCcacatttatttaatttaaaggCGGTGGCTTATGTCAAATTTTCTTAAGTTAACTTTGTGAAAAGATTAATGTTATTAAAATTGGTGTCGATTTGTTGGATGCTAAATTATATATGGAGTAACTTTATTTATAAGTTTTCGATTATGAGATATTTGGTCttttaagaagaaaataaagataagaaaaaaaaattactaccacgctcccccaaatattgtcccactttgactcggcacgggtttaaaaaatgtaatggaaaatgagttgaaaaagttagtggaatgtgagtcctacatttatatattagttttataataaaatgtaagtagaaatgagttagtggaatatgaggtccactacaaaaatggtaaaaagtgaaatgaaacaAACTttagggacggatgaaaatagaaaaataggtCAAACTTTCAAGGACAGA
Encoded proteins:
- the LOC121778792 gene encoding protein ACCELERATED CELL DEATH 6-like, with translation MENKQEEENMESVSEGNVVQDPKGEDEMKDSSIVEELTEYDQESQRDDISELFCRITSVISDDMTMTQRQLEVKLIPNQSYEEDKLVDAEMYNDLDLYLAAINGDLDHFKIILYRISSSDSVDDILSRLSPTQNTFLHVAAKHGKLDIVVFIATTKPSLVLAKNFNGDTVLHLAAKGGDESMVKALVGHLSHNETEKRNLLRAENGMGNTALHEALLIGCESIASFLIQQDSELSYVLNKRGESTVYLASKAGLVECASSILAQCTDENLVKLLFESKSPIQAAVERKKIVVLEAIIEAKPELILMSDSEGRNPLHYAASLGHLEATHYLLTKCKRNATRRDERGELPIHLAALEGHVDVIRVLLQHPTEAEELLDKSGNNILHIAARSGRYNVFRFVLKNPNLNSLINMKNNSGDTPLHIATRNDHAKIVSTLTWDQRVETKAVNNKDMTALDVAYEERIHNPSFAKRLTWAALKSASVPQNLELGRKVNVNLNVYKERVNTLLVVATLVATVTFAAGFTMPGGYISSETGTDLGMATLWKDTVFHVFVLCDTIAMYTSILVVTALIWAQLGDTTLVIRCLELAAPLLGVAMIMMSMAFTAGVTAVVTKLRWLQITVVAMSTSCIALLLVLLLPLCTPLTSRSRILRYLSYYPFCLLVLVTSTKPSTKPNH